A region from the Desulfuromonas sp. TF genome encodes:
- a CDS encoding HD domain-containing protein: MKNLANFFFEVGMLKRTPRTGFQFLGSGAESVAEHSFRTAIIGYTLARMDGEIDVGRVVQLCLFHDIPEARTGDLNYVNKKYVTVDEQRAVQDLARTLPFGADYQLMIEEFAAGQSREALIAHDADQLEMILALKEYKDLGNRYADEWYPFAMRRLRTESARRLAETVWETDSTRWWFDEDSEWWVKGKRSE; encoded by the coding sequence ATGAAAAATCTTGCCAATTTTTTCTTCGAAGTCGGCATGCTGAAGCGGACCCCGCGAACAGGCTTTCAGTTTCTCGGGTCGGGAGCCGAATCGGTGGCGGAGCATTCCTTCCGAACGGCGATCATCGGCTACACCCTGGCGCGTATGGACGGGGAAATCGATGTGGGGCGGGTGGTGCAGCTCTGCCTCTTCCATGACATCCCCGAAGCTCGCACAGGGGACCTCAATTACGTCAACAAGAAATATGTGACCGTTGACGAACAAAGGGCCGTTCAGGACCTGGCCCGTACCCTTCCTTTTGGCGCCGATTACCAGCTGATGATCGAGGAGTTCGCCGCCGGGCAGAGCCGCGAGGCGCTCATCGCTCACGATGCCGACCAGTTGGAGATGATCCTCGCCCTAAAGGAATACAAGGATCTTGGCAATCGCTACGCCGACGAGTGGTACCCGTTCGCCATGCGCAGGCTCCGGACCGAATCGGCCCGCCGCCTGGCGGAGACCGTCTGGGAGACCGACTCCACCCGCTGGTGGTTCGACGAGGACAGCGAATGGTGGGTCAAGGGCAAGAGGAGTGAGTGA
- the serS gene encoding serine--tRNA ligase — translation MLDIKYLRDNLDEAQRRLAARGGAVDLTAFGELDGRRRGLLGESETLKAEKNRVSALIGRTRDKSEVRDEIARMKEVSSRIKDLDEELKTVEEQLQTFLMVIPNIPHEECPVGASEEDNREVRRWGNIRDFDFKPKAHWDLGEDLGILDFERAAKLSGARFVIYRGAGARLERALINFMLDLHTGEHKYIEILPPFMVNRESMTGTGQLPKFEDDLFHTEGVDLFLIPTAEVPVTNIHRNEILSAAELPLCYTAYTPCFRKEAGSHGRDTRGLIRQHQFNKVELVKFVRPEHSDSELDGLLGDAEEVLRRLELPYRVVDLCTGDLGFSAARTYDIEVWLPAQGLFREISSCSNFRDFQSRRAGIRFRREEGAKPELVHTLNGSGLAVGRTLVAILENYQQADGSIVVPNALRPYMGGMERISG, via the coding sequence ATGCTCGACATCAAATATCTTCGCGACAATCTGGATGAGGCGCAACGCCGCCTTGCTGCCCGCGGCGGTGCGGTGGATCTGACCGCCTTCGGCGAGCTCGACGGGCGCCGGCGGGGACTTCTCGGCGAGTCGGAGACGCTCAAGGCGGAGAAGAACCGGGTTTCGGCCCTGATCGGCAGGACCAGGGACAAGAGCGAGGTGCGGGACGAAATCGCCCGGATGAAGGAAGTTTCCTCCCGGATCAAAGATCTGGACGAGGAGCTCAAGACGGTCGAGGAGCAGCTGCAGACGTTTTTGATGGTGATCCCCAATATTCCTCACGAAGAGTGCCCTGTGGGCGCCTCCGAGGAGGACAACCGCGAGGTGCGCCGCTGGGGAAATATCCGCGATTTCGATTTTAAGCCGAAGGCCCACTGGGATCTCGGCGAAGACCTCGGTATTCTGGACTTTGAACGCGCCGCGAAGCTCTCCGGCGCCCGCTTTGTCATCTACCGTGGGGCCGGGGCGCGGCTCGAGCGGGCGCTGATCAACTTCATGCTCGACCTGCACACCGGCGAACACAAATATATTGAAATATTGCCTCCCTTTATGGTAAACAGGGAGTCCATGACGGGGACCGGACAGCTCCCCAAGTTCGAGGACGATCTTTTCCATACCGAGGGAGTGGACCTCTTCCTGATCCCCACCGCCGAGGTTCCGGTGACCAATATCCACCGGAATGAGATCCTCTCCGCGGCGGAGTTACCGCTGTGCTACACGGCCTATACCCCCTGCTTCCGCAAGGAGGCCGGCTCCCATGGCCGGGACACCCGGGGATTGATACGCCAGCATCAGTTCAACAAGGTGGAGTTGGTCAAATTCGTGCGGCCGGAGCATTCGGATTCGGAACTTGATGGGCTGCTCGGTGATGCCGAAGAGGTCCTCCGACGTCTGGAGCTTCCCTACCGGGTTGTCGACCTTTGCACGGGTGATCTGGGGTTTTCCGCAGCCCGAACCTACGATATCGAGGTCTGGCTTCCTGCACAGGGTCTTTTCCGGGAGATTTCATCCTGCTCGAATTTTCGGGACTTCCAATCCCGCCGGGCCGGCATCCGGTTCCGCCGGGAAGAAGGGGCAAAGCCCGAACTGGTTCATACCCTGAACGGCTCCGGACTGGCCGTCGGACGTACCTTGGTGGCCATCCTCGAGAACTACCAGCAGGCGGACGGCTCGATCGTCGTTCCGAACGCCC